The Rissa tridactyla isolate bRisTri1 chromosome 1, bRisTri1.patW.cur.20221130, whole genome shotgun sequence DNA segment GGGACGGGGTCGGTGTGGGGCTGCGTGGGCATGCGGGACACCTGCAGCGCGTCATGCCGTGGGTGTGCACCGGGGGGCTGGCATTACCTCTGTGTGTGCAGGGGCTCTGGAGTGCGCGTGTGTGCTGGGACACGCGTGTGCTGGCACGTACTGGGGTTATGGAGTGTGTGCGTGTGCTGGGACACGCGTGTGCTGGCAGGTACTGGGGTTACGGAATGTGTGTGTGCTGGGACACGTGTGTGCTGGCAGGTACTGGGGTTACGGAGTGTGCGTGTGCTGGGACACGCGTGTGCTGGCAGGTACTGGGGTTACGGAGTGTGCGTGTGCTGGGACACGCGTGTGCTGGCAGGTACTGGGGTTACGGAGTGTGCGTGTGCTGGGACACGCGTGTGCTGGCAGGTACTGGGGTTATGGAGTGTGCGTGTGCTGGGACACGCGTGTGCTGGCACGTACTGGGGTTATGGAGCGTGTGCGTGTGCTGGGACACGCGTGTGCTGGCACGTACTGGGGTTatggagcgtgtgtgtgtgctgggacaCGTGTGTGCTGGCATGTACTGGGGTTatggagcgtgtgtgtgtgctgggacaCGCGTGTGCTGGCACATACTGGGGTTATGGAGCGTGTGTGTGCTGGGACACGCGTGTGCTGGCGTGTGTGTGTACAGGGATCACCGTGTGCGTGTCTGCATGCACGCCGTGCCGTGGGTGTGCTGTGTGTGTACGGGGGTTACAGAGCGTGCACATGTGTGCGTGCACCGGGACACGCGTGTGCCCATTACCGCATGTGCGGGGatgtgtgtgtgcggggggcTCGGCAGTGGGTGCCGGAGCAGGGTGctccccccagcgctgccccgtcCCCATGCCACCCCCGTAGCCATCCCGGTGCCGCGGATCCCTCCTGGGCAGCCCCCCGGGTtggcggcagagccctggggcCACCATGGCGGGTGTCCCCCCCCAAGGTGTGGGGTCACCGGCTCCTGTGCGGGGGGAGGCCGGCCCGGGCTGTGCCAGAGCTGGCAGCGCCGGGGGGGCCCTGTTTGTCCATGGGGACCCCGGGAGCTTGGGGACCCCGCATGGCCCCAGTGGTGCTGGCGCTTGTGGGTCAGTGTGGGGCTGGCGAGGGtccagggggaaggggggggacgggggtgtcccagccccactggtgcggggtgggaagggggggacggggggtggCAGCTCCCGTGGCCCTGCCGCCATGGCAGGACGCCGGAGCAGGGAGTACGTGTGTGGCTGCAGGtagcagctcctctgccctcgctgccgcctcctcctcctcttcctcctcctcagcgtcctcctcctcctcctctgggccCAGGGCAGAGCGGCTGGGGGGGCAGGCAAGGCTGGGGGGCTGCGTCCCCCCAGCCCACCATGGCATCCCCAGCGTGGCACAGCCAGGCCCCCCGTCCCCCTGCCCAGGATGCCCTGGCTCTGCCGTTGCCCCCCCGCGCTGACCCCCTGTGCTCTCTTGCAGGGAGCCCCCGGACCGGagaccctccccagccccgctcctcggGGAGCCCCCAGgaccgcagccccccgccccgctgcagCCAGCCGGCGGCCCCCCCCGGCATGgacccctcgtcccacggcacaGCCCGAAGCTCGCCCCCCGGCACGGACCCCTCGTCCCCCGACATGGCCAGAAGCTCATCCCACGCCAGGGACCCCAGCTCACCCCCCGGCACGGACCCCTCGTCCCCCGGCACAGACCCTTCATCCCACGGCACAGCCCGAAGTTCATCCCACGCCACGGACCCCTCGTCCCACGCCACGGCCCCCAGCTCGCCCCCCGGCACCGACTGCTCATCCCGCGGCGCAGACCCCTGGTCCCGCATCGGGGCCCGAAGCTGGCCCCCCCGGCACAGACCCCGGCTGGCCCCCCATCCTGGCCACGGCGCGGTGCCGCGGCATGGGGTGCGCGGCCGGCGGCACGCGGCGGGGCGGCTGCAGCACGGGCAGCTGCTGCGGGTGGGCTGCGTGCTGGGCACCTGCCAGGTGCAGAACCTGAGCCACCGCCTCTGGCAACTGATGGGCCAGTCGGGCCGCCAGGACTCATCCCCCATGaaccccaacagcccccacagctacgggtgagggggggggacacacggacacacCGCAGCAGACGGccgtgccccccctgccccgcgggACCCCCACTAAAGTGCTTCCAGAGTCAGACGTGGCTGGGCTCCCTCCGCACCTCTCTGGGGGGGCCCGGTGccccccggcagagcccggcTCCGGCCACGGCCCCACCAGGGACACGGCAGCGTCCCCACGGAGGGAGTGTTGTTCTCCCCCCCCTGCCACCGGAGCCCCATGGAGCGGACAGGAGCACGGGCGCAGGGCAAGAAGGCGGTGGCCCGTGGTGGCCGTTGGTGGCCCGTggtggccggcggcggcgggtccaAGGGGCGGCGGGGGATCCTGCTGACTGCAGCAGCACCTTGTGCAAGAGGCCGCGCTCCCCCCTGACTCAGCAGCTCAGCACCCGGCCATGGCACGCACGGCCCCGGGGGgggccagccccgctgctgccccccaTTGTACCCCACTGCAGCCCCTCGCCCCCACCCCAGACCCCCCCGTGCCCAGCAGGGCAGCTCGGCTGCGAGGGGGAAGGGGGTCCTGCTCCAGCTCCCCCAGCCAGGGCGGGGGCACAGGGCAGTCCCCAGCACCGTCCCCCACGCGTCCCAGTTCGGGCTCAGCACCTCGGGGGTCCCACCCCTCCCCCGGGGGAGGATGGTGTCCCCTTCCCCTGgcaccctgtgtcccccccagtacagcccccagccctgcggcGAGACGGGGACCGGGTGCTGGTGGGCGCCAGGGGATGACGAGCTGCCCCCGGGAACGGGGATGGGGGCAGCAGAGGAGTGGCCGGGGGGTCCTgtgcccccctcctgcccctgtcccctccccactcctgccctgtcccctcctgtcccctggaGCAGCTTCAGGCATGtctggggcaggctggggacagcccctggCCCCACTGGGGACACGCTGTACCCCCACGGGCtcggggggactgggatgggggcCCTGTCACCCCATGGCGTGACACCCCAGGTGTACTGGTGTCACCCCCTGGCCTGGCGGGAGGGGGATGTgcagcccctggcaccagcctgtcagggtccctgtcccccccccatcccaggctgccccccagccctggcacagggaTGGCAGAGGGGGACGGATCCAGTGGGGGGGGGACATGGAGCTCAGCCCCCCAGCACCTTGATCcttcctgccagcagcacccacagaCCTCTGGGtacagggcccccccccccccaaaaaaagcaccTTTGTCATCCCCCCATGAGCATCCCCCCATCCCCTGGAGCACCTTTGTCCCTCCTGGGAGCAACTCCATCAGCCCCCCAGGAGCACCCCCGTCCCCCAGGAGCATCCCAATCCCcagagcacccccagccccccaggaacacccctgtccccccagggtacccctgccccccagcacccacccgcaGCAGCAGTGGCGAGGGTGgggggagcacccaggggtgcagctcccagcccctctccctccttcccgggGGTCCCGGCTTCGGCTCGAGCGCCCTGACAGGGACAGGATGGGGGGGGTCCCACGGGAGATCCTGCGGCAGCGGGGTGAGGCGCCCCACGGGAGCAGCGCGGTGACCCCCAGCCCTCGGCGGGGTCAGCGCTGAGCCCCACGCCTGGGGGTCCCGCTCCCCGCTGCGAGCGCGGTGCAGAATAAagcctggcagcagccccagctctggtGCCGGCGGGCGCCTTCCCACGGGaacggggggccgggggggggggggggcttcggGCACGGGGGGGGCACCTGCGTTCCACGGCCACCGGCGACAGAAGGTGACGGGCACCGGCTGCTTCCCGCAGGGATGGCAGCATGGCGGGAACAGGGATGCGTCGGGGGGACAACAGCAAACATGGGgacagccctgcagcagggacagcagtGAGTGCAGGGACAGCCATgcaggggggacagggagagccACGCGGGGGGGACAGCAGTGAGCATGGGGACAGCCACGCGGGGGGGACAGCCGTGCAGTGTCCATCCCAGCAATGGCCGCCTGGCACCCACAGCCCTGACAAGGCCAGAGGGTCTGTACAGGAGCcgaggggggggaggaggaggaggaggaggaggaggaagaggaggccaaaGGGGAGACGCGTGTGGGGGGTCCCGCGGGAGAGAGTGGGGACCGTGCCAGGGGTCTCACTCCCCACAGTCTCTACTGGCCCATGCAGGCGTGGGTCCCGTGGGAGCACTGGTGGCCCCCGGGGCCATCAGTGGCCGGGTGGCGAGGGCTGTGCCAGGGTGGTGGCCCACAACTGCTGCCCCTGGCCCCCGCCACTCCCGTCCCctctgctgcccacagcccctcACCGTGCCGTCAGGCATGTCCTGACAGAGGGATCTCACTGTGCCCCTGTCACAACGTCACCGGGGCAGGTGCGGGGGGTGCCACTTTGCCCCTGTGAGGCGTCAGAGGCCACGTTGGCCACTGGAGGGGCCACCAATGGCTGGGGGTCTGCAGCCCaggggtcggggtggggggtcccagggcacGGGGCGGCAGCACAGGGTCCCCAGCGGGGGCCgagtgtccccagcccctgcccacgcagggggcAGCGTCCCCCGGGGCCGTGGGCTCAAACATTAACCGGGGGCGGGTTAACTGGTGACCCATTGCCCCCGCGCGGATAA contains these protein-coding regions:
- the ADM2 gene encoding protein ADM2 isoform X2, which translates into the protein MRAPRLALGCISLALCLLELPHGLALPRGRSPRRREPPDRRPSPAPLLGEPPGPQPPAPLQPAGGPPRHGPLVPRHSPKLAPRHGPLVPRHGQKLIPRQGPQLTPRHGPLVPRHRPFIPRHSPKFIPRHGPLVPRHGPQLAPRHRLLIPRRRPLVPRGRRHAAGRLQHGQLLRVGCVLGTCQVQNLSHRLWQLMGQSGRQDSSPMNPNSPHSYG
- the ADM2 gene encoding protein ADM2 isoform X1, whose protein sequence is MRAPRLALGCISLALCLLELPHGLALPRGRSPRRREPPDRRPSPAPLLGEPPGPQPPAPLQPAGGPPRHGPLVPRHSPKLAPRHGPLVPRHGQKLIPRQGPQLTPRHGPLVPRHRPFIPRHSPKFIPRHGPLVPRHGPQLAPRHRLLIPRRRPLVPHRGPKLAPPAQTPAGPPSWPRRGAAAWGARPAARGGAAAARAAAAGGLRAGHLPGAEPEPPPLATDGPVGPPGLIPHEPQQPPQLRVRGGDTRTHRSRRPCPPCPAGPPLKCFQSQTWLGSLRTSLGGPGAPRQSPAPATAPPGTRQRPHGGSVVLPPLPPEPHGADRSTGAGQEGGGPWWPLVARGGRRRRVQGAAGDPADCSSTLCKRPRSPLTQQLSTRPWHARPRGGPAPLLPPIVPHCSPSPPPQTPPCPAGQLGCEGEGGPAPAPPARAGAQGSPQHRPPRVPVRAQHLGGPTPPPGEDGVPFPWHPVSPPVQPPALRRDGDRVLVGARG